The Prevotella melaninogenica genome window below encodes:
- a CDS encoding OmpH family outer membrane protein translates to MPLMASAQKFALIDMEYILKNVPAYERANEQLNQVSKKWQAEVEALNTEASTMYKNYQNEVVFLSQDQKKKRQEAIMAKEKQASDLKRKYFGPEGELFKKRTSLITPIQDEIYNAVKDISDQRGYSLVIDRSSNAAGIIYGSPKVDISNEVLQKLGYSYQ, encoded by the coding sequence ATGCCTTTAATGGCTTCAGCACAGAAGTTTGCACTGATTGATATGGAGTATATCCTCAAGAATGTGCCAGCTTATGAGCGTGCAAACGAGCAGTTGAATCAGGTAAGTAAGAAGTGGCAGGCTGAGGTTGAAGCACTCAACACAGAGGCTTCTACCATGTATAAGAATTATCAGAATGAGGTAGTCTTCCTTTCTCAGGACCAGAAAAAGAAGAGACAAGAGGCGATTATGGCTAAGGAAAAGCAGGCATCCGACCTCAAGCGTAAGTACTTCGGTCCAGAAGGCGAGCTCTTCAAGAAGCGTACCAGTCTGATTACTCCTATACAGGACGAGATTTATAACGCAGTAAAGGATATCTCTGACCAGCGCGGTTATAGTTTAGTTATCGACCGTTCAAGCAATGCCGCTGGTATTATCTATGGTTCACCAAAGGTGGATATCAGTAATGAGGTACTGCAGAAGTTGGGATATTCTTATCAGTAA
- a CDS encoding Lrp/AsnC family transcriptional regulator yields the protein MNNNETLDETDRKILRILQRNSDLTVKELAAKLHLSTSPTFERQKRLERDGYIERYMAVVNPHKVGNGIMVLCNIRLKQHSQELIQEFMNVVQNLEEITECYNTSGDYDFLIKVYARDMKSYQQFMLNTLGTINCIGSLHSIFIIDETKNTHGVPISML from the coding sequence ATGAACAACAATGAGACTTTAGATGAAACCGACCGTAAAATACTACGTATTCTACAGCGCAATTCTGATCTTACGGTAAAAGAATTAGCTGCAAAACTCCACCTTTCAACCTCACCCACGTTTGAGCGACAGAAGCGATTGGAGCGTGATGGCTATATAGAAAGATACATGGCGGTTGTGAATCCTCATAAGGTTGGCAATGGTATTATGGTATTATGTAATATCAGACTGAAACAACACTCTCAAGAACTCATACAAGAGTTTATGAACGTTGTGCAGAATCTTGAGGAAATAACAGAGTGTTATAACACCAGTGGCGACTACGATTTTCTTATTAAAGTCTATGCGCGTGACATGAAAAGCTATCAACAATTCATGCTCAACACCCTTGGAACAATTAATTGTATAGGAAGTTTACATAGTATCTTTATCATTGACGAAACAAAGAACACACATGGAGTTCCTATCTCTATGCTTTGA
- a CDS encoding OmpH family outer membrane protein produces the protein MKKLFFSFVFMLLPLLAMAQQSVPAFKFAYFSYDKVLHAMADYATATRSYNDLKAKYDAETKRSVEDFNSRYEDFLDVQRKLEPSILRKRQAELEELMDRNIAFRKESERLLKKAEEDIYAPVHAKLNNAVRQMGKESGYAFILNADNNSVPFVNTAMGEDVTEALIAALK, from the coding sequence ATGAAAAAACTATTCTTTTCCTTTGTTTTCATGCTTTTGCCGCTCTTGGCAATGGCACAACAGAGTGTTCCAGCATTTAAGTTTGCATACTTTAGCTATGATAAGGTGCTTCATGCAATGGCTGACTATGCCACAGCTACACGCAGTTATAACGACCTTAAGGCAAAGTATGATGCCGAGACAAAGCGTTCTGTAGAGGATTTCAATAGCCGTTATGAAGACTTCCTCGACGTACAGCGCAAGTTGGAACCATCTATTCTTCGCAAGCGTCAGGCAGAGTTAGAGGAATTGATGGACCGCAACATCGCCTTTCGTAAGGAGTCTGAGCGTCTGTTGAAGAAGGCTGAAGAAGATATCTATGCACCTGTTCACGCAAAGTTAAACAACGCTGTACGTCAGATGGGAAAGGAAAGCGGTTACGCTTTCATTCTGAATGCAGATAACAATAGTGTCCCATTCGTTAATACAGCGATGGGAGAAGATGTTACAGAGGCTTTGATAGCTGCTTTGAAATAA
- the murI gene encoding glutamate racemase, which produces MTKYSKQPGPIGIFDSGYGGLTILHGIRQLLPEYDYLYLGDNARAPYGSRSFDVVYQFTRQAVMKLFELGCQLVILGCNTASAKALRTIQQNDLPNLDPDRRVLGVIRPTAEVIGKLTHSRHVGVLATEGTIKSDSYNLEIQKLWGDVKVTGVPCPLWVPIIENNEADSPGADYFVKKRIDHIMRLDPEIDTLILGCTHYPILMPKILKHVPRGVRIVPQGEYVAESLQDYFRRHPDMDARCTKNATVKYYTTENPEKFKETARIFLHEQVNVEHVDLE; this is translated from the coding sequence ATGACAAAGTATTCTAAACAGCCGGGACCTATCGGTATTTTTGATTCTGGGTATGGTGGACTAACCATTCTGCATGGTATTCGTCAGCTGCTCCCAGAGTATGACTATCTTTATTTGGGCGATAATGCGCGTGCTCCATATGGTTCACGCTCCTTTGATGTTGTCTATCAGTTCACACGTCAGGCTGTGATGAAACTCTTCGAGCTCGGTTGCCAGTTGGTTATCTTAGGTTGTAACACCGCATCTGCCAAAGCGCTCCGTACGATTCAGCAGAATGACTTGCCCAATCTTGACCCAGATAGGCGCGTGTTGGGTGTAATTCGCCCTACGGCAGAGGTAATTGGCAAGCTTACCCACTCACGACATGTAGGTGTGTTGGCAACTGAAGGAACTATTAAGAGTGATAGTTATAACCTTGAAATACAAAAGCTGTGGGGGGATGTAAAGGTAACGGGTGTTCCTTGTCCGCTGTGGGTGCCAATCATTGAGAACAATGAAGCAGACAGTCCCGGTGCTGATTACTTCGTAAAGAAGCGTATCGACCATATCATGCGACTTGATCCAGAGATTGATACGCTCATCCTTGGTTGTACGCATTATCCTATTCTCATGCCGAAGATATTGAAGCATGTGCCACGTGGGGTGCGTATCGTACCACAAGGAGAGTATGTAGCGGAGAGTCTGCAAGACTATTTCCGTCGCCATCCAGACATGGATGCACGTTGTACGAAGAATGCTACAGTGAAGTATTACACCACAGAAAACCCCGAAAAGTTCAAAGAAACGGCACGCATCTTCCTGCATGAGCAGGTTAATGTGGAGCATGTAGACTTGGAATAA
- a CDS encoding OmpH family outer membrane protein: MKKLFLMLMLCAPMTLFAQKFGHLDSQALLQSLPEATAVQSKLEAKGKEYQKQIEDMQSELQRQAEAYDKSKSTMNATKQAETEKSLQDMYNKIQQTAQDNQKAFNEEQQKQLGPVLEKVRNAIAAVAKAGNYVYIMEKAAGQPLYINEALSKDITAEVKAQLAKMK; this comes from the coding sequence ATGAAGAAGTTATTTTTGATGTTGATGCTTTGCGCACCAATGACATTGTTTGCACAGAAGTTTGGTCACCTTGACTCACAGGCTCTCCTCCAGTCACTGCCAGAGGCTACAGCTGTTCAGAGTAAGTTGGAAGCTAAGGGTAAGGAGTATCAGAAGCAGATTGAAGACATGCAGTCAGAGTTGCAGCGTCAGGCAGAGGCTTATGACAAGTCTAAGAGCACAATGAACGCTACAAAGCAGGCTGAGACCGAGAAGAGCTTGCAGGATATGTACAACAAGATCCAGCAGACTGCTCAGGACAACCAGAAGGCTTTCAATGAGGAGCAGCAGAAGCAGCTCGGTCCTGTTCTTGAGAAGGTTCGTAACGCTATCGCTGCTGTTGCTAAGGCAGGTAACTATGTTTACATCATGGAGAAGGCAGCTGGTCAGCCATTGTATATCAACGAGGCACTCAGCAAGGATATCACTGCAGAGGTAAAGGCTCAGTTGGCTAAGATGAAGTAA
- the cysS gene encoding cysteine--tRNA ligase, whose translation MQDLVIYNTLHRKKELFQPIAAPNVGMYVCGPTVYGDPHLGHARPAITFDILFRYLKHIGYKVRYVRNITDVGHLEHDADEGDDKIEKKARLEQLEPMEIAQHYTNRYHDAMRSLNVLPPSIEPHATGHIIEQEELVKQILANGYAYESNGSIYFDVEKYDKDHHYGVLSGRNITDMINNSRELAGVGEKRNQIDFALWKRAMPEHIMRWPSPWSDGFPGWHCECTAMGRKYLGDHFDIHGGGMDLIFPHHECEIAQAVASQGDEMVKYWMHNNMITINGQKMGKSLGNFITLEQFFTGEHDTLTQAYSPMTIRFFILSAHYRGTVDFSNEALQAAEKGYERLMNGIEDLARIQPAAASDENTKKFVAGFRQKCYDAMNDDLMTPAVISTLFEACHLVNILIDHKAQISVDDLKELTEAMQLFAFDILGLQNERGANNDAREEAYGKVVDMVLDLRAKAKAEKNWAVSDQIRDALAEAGFQVKDTKDGVTWKLDR comes from the coding sequence ATGCAAGACTTAGTAATTTACAATACACTGCATCGTAAGAAGGAACTCTTCCAACCGATTGCAGCTCCTAACGTAGGAATGTATGTCTGTGGACCAACTGTTTATGGCGATCCACACCTCGGACATGCACGTCCTGCTATCACCTTTGATATTCTTTTCCGCTATCTTAAACACATAGGGTACAAGGTTCGTTATGTTCGTAACATCACGGACGTGGGCCATTTGGAGCATGATGCTGACGAGGGTGATGACAAGATTGAGAAGAAGGCACGTCTTGAGCAGTTGGAACCAATGGAGATTGCGCAGCACTATACCAACCGCTATCACGATGCTATGCGTTCGCTCAACGTTCTTCCACCAAGCATCGAACCACATGCAACTGGTCATATCATAGAGCAGGAAGAGTTAGTAAAACAGATTCTTGCCAACGGCTATGCCTATGAAAGCAATGGAAGTATCTACTTCGATGTAGAGAAATACGATAAAGACCATCACTATGGCGTTCTTTCTGGTCGTAATATCACTGACATGATAAACAATTCTCGTGAGTTGGCAGGCGTTGGTGAGAAGCGTAATCAGATTGACTTTGCCCTTTGGAAACGTGCTATGCCAGAGCATATCATGCGTTGGCCATCTCCTTGGAGCGATGGTTTCCCTGGTTGGCACTGCGAGTGTACAGCGATGGGACGCAAGTATTTGGGCGATCACTTCGATATCCACGGTGGCGGTATGGACCTTATTTTCCCTCACCATGAGTGCGAGATTGCGCAAGCTGTAGCCTCACAAGGTGATGAAATGGTGAAGTATTGGATGCACAACAATATGATTACCATCAACGGACAGAAGATGGGCAAGTCTCTTGGCAACTTCATTACGCTTGAGCAGTTCTTTACTGGCGAGCATGACACGCTCACACAGGCTTACTCTCCAATGACGATTCGTTTCTTCATTCTCTCTGCTCACTATCGTGGAACTGTTGACTTCTCTAACGAGGCACTACAGGCTGCTGAGAAGGGTTACGAGCGTTTGATGAATGGGATTGAGGATTTGGCACGCATTCAGCCTGCTGCAGCGTCAGACGAGAATACAAAGAAGTTTGTTGCAGGCTTCCGTCAGAAGTGCTATGATGCAATGAACGACGACTTGATGACCCCTGCTGTCATCTCAACTCTCTTTGAGGCTTGCCACTTGGTGAACATCCTCATTGACCATAAGGCACAGATTTCAGTCGACGACCTTAAGGAACTTACTGAGGCAATGCAGCTCTTTGCCTTTGATATCCTTGGTCTTCAGAATGAGCGTGGAGCCAATAACGATGCTCGTGAGGAGGCTTACGGCAAGGTTGTCGATATGGTTCTCGACCTCCGTGCAAAGGCGAAAGCAGAGAAGAATTGGGCTGTTAGCGACCAGATTCGTGATGCTCTCGCTGAGGCTGGCTTCCAAGTTAAGGACACCAAGGACGGTGTTACGTGGAAACTTGACCGATAA
- a CDS encoding DUF4250 domain-containing protein, with product MEYLPKDPAILVSSVNMLLRDEEFDSLESLCYNFNEDIEKLKANLREAGYVYSEEQHQFRPIGFDE from the coding sequence ATGGAGTATTTACCAAAAGACCCAGCAATATTAGTAAGCAGTGTTAATATGCTACTACGTGATGAAGAGTTTGATTCTTTAGAGTCACTTTGTTACAATTTCAATGAAGATATAGAGAAACTCAAAGCCAACTTGCGTGAAGCAGGCTATGTCTATAGCGAGGAACAGCATCAGTTTCGTCCAATAGGTTTTGATGAATAA
- a CDS encoding nucleoside kinase, whose protein sequence is MIMRQVLHIRCKNNKKTQEVPIGSTLSDIYEEINLQMPYGPVSAKVNNKVEGLHYRVYHNKDVEFLDLLTPSGIRTYTRSLFLVLCKAVHDLYTGSQVVIDIPVSNGYYCNLQLGHEITTEDVDRIRTRMQEIIDAKMPIQRYETTTEEAVKMFTELGDIQKAKLLKSSGSLYCVYYVLEDYKDYYYGSMLTNTSQLHLFGLEPYFDGVLLRIPSTQDPSKLGELIRQDKMFEVFKEHHRWQSILGIKTVGDFNEAVKNGQATDLINVSEALQEKKISQIADTIAARKEIKVVLIAGPSSSGKTTFCKRLSVQLLASGVKPVQISLDDYFVNRAETPKDENGELDYESIYALNIPLINEQFNALFRGEEVELPKYNFQTGMSEKSGKKLHLGENNILLVEGIHALNPALTEQIADDKKFKIYASALTTILLDDHNYIPTTDNRLLRRIVRDYKYRGCSAQETIHRWPSVRAGENKWIFPYQEQADVMFNTAMLFELAVIKPQAEEVLEQVPENCEEYAEAYRLRKFLKYFAPLPFRNLPPTSLLREFLGGSSFKY, encoded by the coding sequence ATGATTATGAGACAAGTACTGCATATCCGTTGCAAAAATAATAAAAAAACTCAAGAAGTCCCAATTGGAAGTACACTTTCTGACATTTATGAAGAAATTAATCTTCAAATGCCTTATGGACCAGTGAGTGCAAAAGTGAATAATAAGGTGGAAGGACTCCATTATCGTGTCTATCATAATAAGGATGTAGAGTTCCTCGATTTGCTTACTCCATCAGGTATTCGCACTTACACCCGCTCGCTCTTCTTAGTGCTTTGCAAGGCTGTTCACGACCTTTATACGGGTAGTCAAGTGGTCATAGATATTCCTGTTTCAAATGGTTACTACTGTAACTTGCAGCTCGGACATGAGATTACAACAGAGGATGTTGACCGCATCCGTACACGAATGCAGGAGATTATTGATGCTAAGATGCCTATTCAACGTTACGAAACAACGACTGAAGAGGCTGTTAAGATGTTCACAGAATTAGGCGATATACAAAAGGCTAAGCTCCTTAAAAGCAGCGGCAGCCTTTATTGTGTCTATTATGTGCTTGAGGATTATAAGGATTATTACTATGGTTCGATGCTTACCAACACGAGCCAACTTCATCTCTTTGGTTTGGAGCCTTACTTTGATGGAGTCCTCTTGCGTATCCCTTCCACACAAGACCCATCTAAATTAGGTGAATTGATACGCCAAGATAAGATGTTCGAGGTGTTCAAGGAGCATCATAGATGGCAGAGTATCTTAGGTATTAAGACTGTAGGTGACTTCAACGAGGCGGTAAAGAATGGACAGGCAACCGACCTTATCAATGTCAGTGAGGCACTGCAAGAAAAGAAGATATCGCAGATTGCCGACACAATTGCTGCACGAAAAGAGATAAAGGTAGTACTCATAGCTGGTCCATCATCAAGCGGTAAGACAACTTTCTGCAAACGTCTTTCTGTCCAACTATTAGCAAGTGGTGTGAAACCTGTACAGATATCCTTAGATGATTACTTCGTTAACAGGGCGGAAACACCGAAAGACGAGAATGGAGAACTTGATTATGAGAGTATCTATGCACTGAATATTCCACTTATCAACGAGCAATTCAATGCTCTTTTCCGTGGTGAAGAGGTGGAATTACCAAAGTATAATTTCCAAACTGGAATGAGTGAAAAGAGCGGTAAAAAGCTGCATCTTGGAGAGAATAACATACTACTTGTGGAAGGTATTCACGCACTCAACCCAGCACTGACAGAGCAGATTGCAGACGATAAGAAGTTTAAAATCTACGCATCTGCCCTCACTACAATCCTGTTAGACGACCATAACTATATCCCAACAACCGACAATCGTCTGCTTCGTCGTATTGTTCGCGATTACAAGTATCGTGGTTGTTCTGCACAAGAAACCATTCACCGCTGGCCAAGTGTGCGTGCTGGTGAGAACAAGTGGATTTTCCCTTATCAAGAGCAGGCAGATGTAATGTTCAATACAGCAATGCTTTTTGAGCTTGCTGTCATCAAACCGCAAGCGGAAGAGGTGTTGGAACAAGTGCCAGAGAACTGTGAGGAATATGCTGAAGCCTATCGTCTGCGCAAGTTCCTCAAGTATTTTGCGCCTCTACCTTTCCGCAATCTCCCTCCAACCTCCCTACTAAGAGAGTTTTTAGGAGGCAGTTCGTTTAAGTATTAA
- a CDS encoding cytidine deaminase: MKTIDISIKIGFCQQDELSEADQHLIQRAVEATGNSYSPYSRFRVGAALLLANGTEVIGANQENAAFPSGLCAERSAIFAAQSVYPDQAVTTLAIAAANEYGLMRDPIVPCGACRQVILEIEDRYKQPIRILLYGTAGIYVINSVKDLLPLQFLGESMK, translated from the coding sequence ATGAAAACAATAGACATAAGCATCAAGATTGGTTTTTGCCAACAAGATGAACTCTCGGAGGCTGATCAGCACCTTATTCAAAGAGCTGTGGAGGCAACTGGTAATAGTTATTCTCCTTATAGCCGCTTCCGTGTTGGCGCAGCGTTGTTGCTTGCTAACGGTACAGAAGTTATTGGAGCCAATCAGGAGAATGCTGCTTTTCCATCAGGCTTATGTGCTGAACGCTCAGCAATCTTTGCTGCTCAGTCTGTCTATCCAGACCAAGCAGTGACCACACTTGCCATTGCTGCAGCCAATGAGTATGGTTTGATGCGAGACCCGATAGTGCCTTGTGGAGCCTGTCGACAAGTTATTTTAGAAATAGAAGACCGTTATAAACAGCCTATTCGTATCCTTCTTTATGGTACGGCAGGCATATATGTTATCAATAGTGTAAAGGACCTCTTGCCTCTCCAGTTCTTAGGGGAATCCATGAAGTAG
- a CDS encoding Na/Pi cotransporter family protein → MSIWIFFKLIGALALLMFGMKAMSEALQKMAGPQLRHILGAMTTNRFTGILTGTFITAAVQSSTATTVMTVSFVNAGLLTLVQAISVIMGANIGTTLTAWIMSAGFSFNITDFVWPAFFIGIVLIYSKRRKLIGDFLFGISFMFLGLGTLRQTGIDMDLAHNQAVLDFFSHFDPQSFITTIVFLLIGSVLTMCVQSSAAIMAITMILCSTGVLPIYQGIALVMGENIGTTVTSNLAALTANTQARRAAMAHMVFNVFGVLWVLCVFHPFINMVCDWVGYDVNMPKGAPGFAANAAKLSFVLAAFHTTFNLANTAILVGPIKYLEKLVCIIIKPKANKDEDEFRLHFIQVGIMKTPELSVLEASKEIKSFAERIQRMFGMVRELLGEKDTDKFTKLYSRIEKYEGISDNMEIEIAKYLDQVSNAHLSDETKEKVRSMLREISELESIGDACYNIARTCSRLVNSKEDFTQEQYDHMHQMFELTDDALTQMNRILVGHRQDNDVNRSFNIETEINNYRNQLRSQNINDVNDHKYTYAVGTMYMDIIQECEKLGDYVVNVVEARMGVRQQDA, encoded by the coding sequence ATGTCGATTTGGATTTTCTTTAAGCTCATTGGTGCATTAGCTTTGCTGATGTTCGGTATGAAGGCAATGAGTGAGGCACTGCAGAAAATGGCAGGTCCGCAGTTGCGCCACATCCTTGGTGCAATGACAACTAATCGTTTTACGGGTATTCTTACGGGTACATTCATCACAGCTGCCGTACAGTCGTCAACTGCAACTACTGTAATGACAGTCAGTTTTGTGAATGCTGGATTGCTAACATTGGTGCAAGCCATCTCTGTTATCATGGGAGCGAACATTGGAACGACGCTGACGGCATGGATTATGTCGGCTGGTTTCTCGTTTAACATTACTGATTTTGTATGGCCAGCATTCTTTATTGGTATCGTACTGATCTACTCTAAGAGACGTAAACTCATTGGTGACTTCCTCTTTGGTATCTCATTTATGTTCTTGGGATTGGGAACCCTACGTCAGACAGGTATCGATATGGACCTTGCGCACAATCAGGCTGTACTCGATTTCTTTAGTCATTTCGACCCACAAAGCTTCATCACAACTATCGTTTTCCTACTTATTGGTAGTGTGCTGACCATGTGTGTGCAGAGTTCTGCAGCCATTATGGCTATCACGATGATTCTTTGTTCAACGGGAGTATTGCCTATTTACCAGGGTATTGCACTCGTAATGGGTGAAAATATCGGTACGACAGTAACCTCAAACCTTGCTGCTTTGACTGCAAACACGCAGGCTCGCCGAGCTGCTATGGCTCACATGGTGTTCAATGTCTTTGGTGTTCTCTGGGTATTATGTGTTTTCCATCCTTTTATCAATATGGTATGCGATTGGGTGGGTTATGATGTAAATATGCCAAAGGGCGCGCCTGGTTTTGCGGCTAATGCTGCCAAACTAAGTTTTGTGCTTGCTGCTTTCCATACCACATTCAACCTTGCCAACACAGCTATCCTCGTTGGACCAATCAAGTATTTAGAGAAGCTTGTCTGCATTATTATCAAACCAAAGGCAAACAAGGACGAAGACGAGTTCCGTCTGCACTTTATTCAGGTTGGTATCATGAAGACTCCAGAACTTTCTGTGCTTGAGGCTTCAAAGGAGATAAAGTCGTTTGCTGAGCGTATTCAGCGTATGTTCGGTATGGTTCGTGAGCTACTTGGCGAGAAAGATACAGATAAATTCACCAAACTCTATAGTCGTATTGAGAAGTATGAAGGTATTTCTGATAATATGGAGATAGAGATTGCGAAGTATCTCGACCAAGTTTCTAATGCTCACCTGAGTGATGAAACCAAGGAGAAGGTGCGCTCTATGCTTCGTGAAATCTCTGAGTTGGAGAGTATCGGAGATGCTTGTTATAATATTGCTCGTACTTGCAGCCGTCTTGTCAATAGTAAGGAAGACTTCACACAGGAGCAGTATGACCACATGCACCAGATGTTTGAGTTGACAGACGATGCTCTGACACAGATGAATCGTATTCTTGTTGGTCACCGTCAGGACAACGATGTGAACCGTTCGTTCAATATTGAGACCGAGATTAACAACTACCGCAACCAGTTACGCTCGCAGAATATCAACGATGTGAACGACCATAAGTACACCTATGCAGTAGGAACAATGTACATGGACATCATTCAGGAGTGCGAGAAATTAGGCGACTATGTAGTCAATGTTGTTGAGGCTCGTATGGGTGTTCGACAGCAAGACGCATAA